The Brassica napus cultivar Da-Ae chromosome C7, Da-Ae, whole genome shotgun sequence genome has a segment encoding these proteins:
- the LOC106356163 gene encoding proline-rich receptor-like protein kinase PERK4 — MASSPESSPPSNSSSSPSPPSNSSSTSSTPPSPPSPTQGDSSSPPPDSSSPPAPQAPSPPSSSNNTPPSPASQGGGGNGGGNQSPPSRGSPPSRGGDNSGSRSSPSGNNGGSRSDNSPSGGSGGGGGGGGNNTNTAIIIGVLVGAGLLMIVLIIVCLRRKKKRKDSFYPESMKGNQYQYYGNNNNNNNNSSQNYPNWHLNSQGQNQQPPNSWGGGGPSLPPPQQMPTSGDASSLYSGPARRVLPPPPPTLALGFNKSTFTYQELAAVTGGFADSNLLGQGGFGYVHKGVLSSGKEVAVKSLKSGSGQGEREFQAEVDIISRVHHRYLVSLVGYCIADAQRMLVYEFVPNNTLEYHLHGKNLPVMDFSTRMRIALGAGKGLAYLHEDCHPRIIHRDIKSANILLDFNFDAMVADFGLAKLTSDNYTHVSTRVMGTFGYLAPEYASSGKLTEKSDVFSYGVMLLELITGKRPVDSSGTMDDTLVDWARPIMARALEDGNFNELADARLEGNYNPQEMARMVTCAAASIRHSGRKRPKMSQIVRALEGEMSLDTLNESVKPGNSKVYGTSGTSTDYSQTSYNADMKKFRHVALSSQEFQSSEAEGSCSTDSRETKSPAAPK, encoded by the exons aTGGCTTCTTCCCCTGAATCATCTCCTCCGTCAAATTCAAGCTCTTCTCCATCTCCACCGTCTAATTCAAGTTCAACATCCTCCACTCCACCGTCTCCTCCTTCTCCTACTCAAGGAGACTCATCATCTCCACCTCCTGATTCCAGCTCGCCACCAGCTCCACAAGCTCCTTCTCCTCCCAGTTCTAGCAATAACACTCCTCCTTCTCCAGCATCACAAGGCGGTGGAGGAAATGGCGGCGGAAATCAGTCTCCACCGTCACGTGGCTCCCCTCCTTCTAGGGGTGGAGATAATAGTGGCAGCAGATCGTCACCGTCTGGAAACAATGGGGGATCTCGCTCGGATAATTCTCCTTCTGGTGGAAGTGGTGGaggaggcggaggaggaggaaatAATACGAATACGGCGATCATAATAGGTGTACTAGTTGGAGCTGGACTACTGATGATCGTGCTTATTATTGTGTGTCTTAGAcgcaaaaagaagagaaaagattCCTTCTACCCTGAATCCATGAAAG GAAATCAATATCAATACTatggaaacaacaacaacaacaacaacaattctTCACAGAATTACCCAAATTGGCATCTAAATTCACAAGGCCAAAACCAACAACCTCCTAATAGTTGGGGGGGCGGTGGACCATCACTGCCTCCTCCTCAGCAGATGCCTACAAGTGGAGATGCTTCCTCCTTGTACTCGGGACCAGCACGCCGGGTTTTACCTCCTCCTCCGCCTACTCTAGCCCTTGGATTCAACAAAAGCACTTTTACTTACCAAGAGCTCGCAGCTGTAACAGGAGGTTTTGCGGATTCTAACCTTTTGGGACAGGGAGGTTTCGGCTATGTCCATAAAGGGGTGTTATCTAGTGGTAAAGAAGTCGCAGTTAAGAGCTTAAAATCGGGTAGCGGTCAAGGAGAAAGAGAGTTTCAAGCTGAGGTTGATATCATTAGTCGTGTGCATCATCGATATCTTGTTTCTTTGGTTGGCTACTGCATAGCTGATGCACAAAGAATGTTGGTTTATGAATTTGTTCCTAATAATACTTTGGAGTATCATCTTCATG ggAAGAATCTTCCAGTAATGGATTTCTCCACCAGGATGCGCATCGCCTTAGGTGCTGGGAAAGGACTTGCTTACCTTCATGAAGACT GTCATCCTCGGATCATTCACCGTGACATCAAGTCTGCAAACATTCTCCTGGACTTTAACTTTGATGCAATG GTGGCTGATTTCGGATTAGCTAAGTTAACTTCTGATAACTATACTCATGTATCTACTCGTGTGATGGGAACTTTCGG ATATCTAGCTCCAGAGTATGCTTCAAGCGGTAAATTAACAGAGAAATCAGATGTTTTCTCGTACGGTGTCATGTTACTGGAACTAATCACTGGAAAACGACCGGTTGATAGTAGCGGCACCATGGATGACACTTTAGTGGATTgg GCTCGTCCTATCATGGCTCGTGCACTAGAAGATGGAAACTTTAATGAGCTTGCCGATGCAAGGCTTGAAGGCAACTACAACCCTCAAGAAATGGCTCGAATGGTTACTTGTGCTGCTGCTAGTATTCGCCATTCTGGACGTAAACGCCCAAAGATGAGCCAG ATTGTAAGAGCATTAGAAGGAGAAATGTCACTAGATACTCTAAATGAAAGTGTGAAGCCTGGAAATAGCAAAGTTTACGGGACATCAGGAACAAGCACGGATTATAGTCAGACATCATACAATGCAGACATGAAGAAATTCAGACATGTAGCTTTGTCGAGCCAAGAGTTCCAAAGCAGTGAAGCTGAAGGATCATGTAGCACTGATTCCCGAGAGACTAAAAGTCCGGCTGCTCCTAAATGA